The proteins below come from a single Ruegeria sp. SCSIO 43209 genomic window:
- a CDS encoding M48 family metalloprotease, giving the protein MRRTVLMLAVLALAGCASTTTPPSAPIPNPGRASAPVSSQQAQIRFRQVASRIEPVAERECRRRTKNVNCDFLIRIDPDKKAPSNAYQSLSKSGRPVITMTQALIRNVDNTDELAFVMAHEAAHHIQGHLARQAQNAAAGAVLLAGLATIAGSGPNDIAAAQDIGAFVGGRSYSKNFELEADRLGTVIAYKAGYDPLKGALYFARVPDPGDRFLGTHPPNSQRYHAVKATMSQIGG; this is encoded by the coding sequence ATGAGGCGAACGGTATTGATGTTAGCTGTTTTGGCATTAGCGGGATGCGCTTCAACCACCACTCCTCCATCAGCACCTATTCCAAACCCCGGTCGCGCGAGCGCGCCCGTCAGTTCACAACAGGCACAAATAAGGTTCCGTCAGGTCGCCTCACGAATAGAACCTGTGGCAGAACGAGAATGCCGCCGCCGCACTAAGAATGTGAATTGTGATTTTTTGATCCGCATTGATCCAGACAAAAAAGCACCCTCAAACGCGTATCAGAGTTTAAGCAAGTCGGGGCGCCCCGTTATCACAATGACTCAAGCGCTGATACGGAATGTAGACAACACTGACGAACTTGCATTTGTTATGGCGCATGAGGCCGCTCACCACATTCAAGGGCATTTGGCGCGACAGGCCCAAAATGCGGCGGCTGGTGCGGTGCTTTTGGCCGGTCTAGCAACAATTGCGGGGTCAGGGCCGAATGACATTGCCGCAGCACAAGACATTGGAGCCTTTGTTGGCGGCCGCAGCTATTCAAAGAACTTTGAATTGGAAGCTGATCGACTAGGCACTGTAATAGCCTACAAAGCGGGTTATGATCCACTCAAGGGTGCGCTGTACTTCGCACGAGTTCCTGATCCTGGTGATCGCTTTCTGGGGACGCATCCCCCAAACTCTCAAAGATACCATGCGGTAAAAGCGACAATGTCCCAGATCGGTGGCTGA
- a CDS encoding DUF2794 domain-containing protein, which yields MNMQPPSRFGSGSAQMPVAFDRREMSQILSVYGRMVAAGEWRDYGISNLRDMAVFSIFRRTAEHPIYRVEKHPRLRLRQGMYSVVGMDGRILKRGHDLRAVLRVLERKLIRAVDLD from the coding sequence ATGAACATGCAGCCTCCCAGCCGGTTCGGGTCCGGCTCTGCCCAGATGCCGGTCGCGTTTGACCGGCGCGAGATGTCTCAAATCCTGTCTGTTTATGGCCGAATGGTCGCTGCCGGTGAATGGCGCGACTACGGAATCTCGAACCTGCGGGATATGGCGGTATTTTCGATTTTTCGGCGCACGGCGGAACATCCCATCTACAGGGTCGAGAAGCACCCGCGCCTGCGGCTACGTCAGGGCATGTATTCCGTGGTCGGCATGGATGGGCGTATTTTGAAGCGCGGGCACGATCTGCGCGCGGTTCTGAGGGTTCTGGAACGCAAGCTTATCCGTGCGGTTGACCTGGATTAG
- a CDS encoding glycosyltransferase family 4 protein: MQDIEVIAPNLKHSLSGVTTTVIRLLPIQQKMIGIRATGPGLPADLPHIRLWKLLFLPNRKRVWHARRNTEMLMGLVLRSVLRRNYKLLFTSAAQRDHSGFTKRLISKMDALIATTPQAASFLEHPATVIMHGVNTELFHPAEDKSALRQKLGLPDGLLIGCFGRIRPQKGVDLLVDAALKMLPNHPDAHVILTGRTTNEFEAFQAEQEQKLQDAGLGDRVHFLGERPWDEIVETYRALDLFVAPARHEGFGLTPLEAMASGVPAIASHGVGAFSAQIKDGETGRLVEKDNAPALADALEDMVQDRAALAAAGLAARAHVEQNFRIEGEAQAIVEVYRSLLKQP, translated from the coding sequence GTGCAGGACATTGAGGTGATTGCACCCAATCTGAAGCATTCCCTGTCGGGCGTGACAACGACGGTGATCCGTCTGCTGCCAATCCAGCAGAAAATGATCGGCATCCGTGCCACCGGTCCCGGCCTGCCGGCAGATTTGCCCCATATCAGACTCTGGAAACTACTGTTTCTGCCCAATCGCAAACGGGTCTGGCATGCACGCCGGAATACCGAGATGTTGATGGGTCTGGTCTTGCGTTCGGTGCTTCGACGCAACTACAAACTGCTATTCACCTCAGCCGCGCAACGTGATCATTCCGGGTTCACCAAGCGGCTGATTTCGAAAATGGACGCGTTGATCGCGACGACGCCTCAGGCCGCTTCCTTTCTGGAGCATCCCGCTACTGTCATCATGCATGGCGTCAACACCGAGCTGTTTCACCCAGCCGAGGACAAAAGCGCCCTGCGCCAAAAACTTGGCCTGCCAGACGGGCTGCTGATCGGGTGTTTTGGCCGTATCCGCCCTCAGAAAGGGGTCGACTTGCTGGTCGATGCCGCCCTGAAGATGCTGCCTAATCACCCCGATGCGCATGTGATCCTTACCGGGCGTACCACCAACGAATTTGAGGCGTTTCAGGCTGAGCAGGAGCAAAAGCTGCAGGACGCCGGGCTGGGCGACCGCGTTCATTTTCTGGGTGAGCGCCCTTGGGATGAGATTGTCGAGACCTATCGCGCGCTCGATCTGTTCGTTGCGCCCGCACGGCACGAAGGGTTCGGCCTTACACCGCTTGAAGCGATGGCCTCGGGCGTGCCCGCCATAGCCAGTCACGGGGTCGGAGCGTTCAGTGCGCAAATCAAGGATGGTGAGACCGGAAGACTGGTCGAGAAAGACAATGCCCCTGCACTGGCCGACGCGCTGGAGGATATGGTGCAGGACCGCGCCGCGCTGGCCGCTGCGGGACTAGCCGCGCGCGCCCATGTCGAGCAGAATTTTCGAATCGAAGGCGAAGCGCAGGCGATTGTCGAGGTTTATCGATCCTTGCTGAAACAACCCTGA
- a CDS encoding SRPBCC family protein, whose product MKLIKRILVTLLVIILALVGVSYILPGQAEVSRSITIDAPASAIFPYVNSMQETEKWSPWLSRDPETKLSYSGPEAGVGNTLNWASDSPQVGTGSQEITESTPDQSVQTALDFGPMGTATASFQLRPEGSGTQVTWGFVSDLGMNPMSRWMGLMMDNWVGGDYERGLENLKTLVEGQG is encoded by the coding sequence ATGAAATTGATTAAACGTATTCTCGTCACCCTACTGGTGATCATTCTGGCGCTTGTCGGAGTATCATATATTTTGCCTGGTCAGGCCGAGGTGTCCCGCAGCATCACAATCGATGCACCAGCCTCGGCGATCTTTCCCTATGTGAATTCGATGCAGGAGACCGAGAAATGGTCCCCCTGGCTGTCCCGAGACCCCGAAACCAAGCTGAGCTATAGTGGCCCGGAAGCGGGTGTCGGAAACACGCTGAACTGGGCCTCGGACAGCCCGCAGGTGGGAACCGGTTCGCAGGAAATCACCGAGAGCACCCCGGATCAGTCCGTGCAAACCGCACTGGATTTTGGCCCGATGGGGACAGCCACCGCCTCGTTCCAGTTGCGGCCAGAAGGATCAGGCACACAGGTTACCTGGGGATTCGTATCCGACCTTGGTATGAACCCCATGTCCCGCTGGATGGGCCTAATGATGGACAATTGGGTCGGCGGAGATTACGAGCGCGGGTTGGAGAATTTGAAGACGCTGGTTGAGGGACAGGGGTGA
- a CDS encoding MFS transporter, with protein sequence MQAGLVILCLAYVLSQFFRAFLAVLTTDLGRDIGATPEDLAFASGLWFLIFAAMQIPVGWALDRVGPRRSSAVLLLIGGAGGAGLFAVATTPFHVALAMALIGVGCSPVLMASYYIFAREFPPAKFATLAAVMLGVGSVGNLVASYPTALAVELMGWRATLAGLAIISAAVAAGIWLTVHDPEKVKTEQKGSLPDLLKEPALWTILPLMLVSYAPSGAIRGLWAGPYLNDVFGLSTAQIGTATLIMGAAMITGTFAYGPLDRILGTRKWVILGGNTLGVAALGLLCLWIDSGVWVSVLLLAVIGFLGASFPVIMAHGRAFVPPHLVGRGVTLLNLFGVGGVGLAQFATGRIHAASAGISPSAPYTAIFGFFAVTLAIGCVIYLFSRDSVD encoded by the coding sequence ATGCAGGCAGGTTTGGTGATCTTGTGTCTGGCCTATGTACTCAGCCAGTTTTTCCGCGCTTTTCTGGCAGTTTTGACTACCGATCTGGGACGCGATATCGGCGCAACACCCGAAGACCTCGCCTTTGCTTCAGGTCTTTGGTTTCTAATCTTTGCGGCGATGCAGATTCCGGTGGGCTGGGCACTGGACCGCGTCGGTCCTCGGCGCAGTTCTGCGGTGCTGCTGCTGATCGGCGGGGCTGGCGGGGCTGGCCTGTTCGCGGTCGCAACGACCCCGTTCCATGTGGCGCTCGCCATGGCGCTGATCGGGGTAGGATGCTCGCCGGTTCTGATGGCATCCTACTATATCTTTGCACGAGAGTTTCCACCTGCCAAATTCGCCACGCTCGCCGCCGTGATGCTGGGCGTGGGATCTGTCGGCAATCTGGTCGCCTCATACCCCACGGCGCTGGCGGTCGAGCTGATGGGCTGGCGCGCTACGCTGGCCGGTCTGGCGATTATCTCTGCTGCGGTGGCTGCAGGGATCTGGCTGACGGTGCATGACCCTGAAAAGGTAAAAACCGAGCAAAAAGGATCACTTCCGGACCTGCTGAAAGAACCTGCGCTGTGGACCATTCTGCCGCTCATGCTTGTGTCTTATGCGCCATCGGGTGCGATCCGAGGGCTTTGGGCCGGGCCGTATTTGAATGACGTGTTCGGGCTCAGCACCGCTCAGATCGGGACGGCAACGTTGATCATGGGGGCCGCGATGATCACGGGGACCTTCGCCTATGGGCCGCTGGACCGTATCCTGGGCACCCGGAAATGGGTGATCCTGGGCGGTAATACCTTGGGCGTCGCAGCACTGGGCCTGCTGTGCCTGTGGATTGACAGCGGCGTTTGGGTCTCGGTGCTGCTGTTGGCGGTGATCGGCTTTCTGGGCGCCAGTTTTCCGGTGATCATGGCCCATGGCCGGGCCTTCGTGCCGCCGCATCTGGTCGGGCGGGGCGTTACCCTGCTGAACCTTTTTGGCGTTGGCGGCGTTGGTCTGGCGCAATTTGCCACCGGGCGCATCCATGCGGCCAGCGCCGGGATCAGCCCCTCAGCACCTTATACGGCGATCTTCGGCTTTTTCGCGGTCACCCTTGCCATTGGCTGCGTGATCTATCTATTCAGTCGGGACAGCGTGGACTGA
- a CDS encoding DUF3095 domain-containing protein, protein MTLSDSVFYDSVPISDNFLSLSDPAQFTPLPETWVLGVADIVDSTGEIARGRYKTVNMVGAAVISGMINALGGRIFPYVFGGDGAGFAVSGEDAEIARDTLATLQSWAETEFAITLRAALVSVADIRAAGRDLRVARFAPSTGVDYAMFTGGGLAWAEAQMKSGQLVVQPAGPDAQPDLTGLSCRWSNSPARVGQIVSLVIQPTSESNEAEFAALTQSILSVAEGLERAGHPVPAKGPPMSFPPPGVDIDAHVSRAGRNLLMQKTRLMIGNMLIGLLFKTGMRLGQFEPKHYKEMVSRNADFRKFDDGLKMTLDCDSSTLEKLTQMLEDAQTKGKIRYGMHAQQEAMMTCFVPSAMRDDHVHFVDGASGGYAQAAASMRA, encoded by the coding sequence ATGACCCTCTCAGACTCTGTATTTTATGACTCCGTCCCCATTTCGGACAATTTCCTCAGCCTCAGTGACCCCGCGCAGTTCACACCTTTGCCAGAGACATGGGTTCTGGGCGTCGCCGATATCGTAGATTCGACCGGTGAAATCGCGCGGGGCCGGTACAAGACCGTCAACATGGTGGGGGCGGCCGTGATTTCAGGCATGATCAATGCGCTGGGTGGGCGCATATTTCCGTATGTCTTCGGTGGTGATGGTGCTGGATTCGCCGTATCGGGTGAGGATGCCGAGATCGCGCGGGATACGCTGGCAACATTGCAAAGTTGGGCGGAAACGGAATTCGCCATCACTCTGCGCGCGGCGCTGGTTTCGGTGGCCGACATCCGCGCCGCTGGACGTGATCTGCGTGTTGCTCGCTTTGCGCCTTCCACCGGCGTTGACTATGCGATGTTTACCGGCGGGGGACTGGCCTGGGCCGAGGCTCAGATGAAATCCGGGCAGCTTGTTGTGCAACCAGCCGGACCTGACGCGCAGCCCGATCTGACCGGCCTATCTTGTCGTTGGTCCAACAGTCCAGCGAGGGTTGGTCAGATCGTTTCACTGGTTATTCAGCCTACATCAGAGTCTAATGAGGCTGAATTCGCCGCCCTGACTCAATCCATCCTGTCCGTCGCCGAAGGGCTAGAACGCGCTGGTCACCCGGTTCCGGCCAAAGGACCTCCGATGAGTTTCCCTCCGCCCGGCGTCGATATCGATGCCCATGTCTCACGCGCGGGTCGGAATCTTCTGATGCAGAAAACACGCTTGATGATCGGGAATATGTTGATCGGCTTGTTGTTCAAAACCGGGATGCGCCTGGGTCAATTCGAACCCAAGCATTACAAAGAGATGGTCAGTCGCAACGCTGATTTCCGAAAGTTTGATGACGGTCTGAAAATGACGCTGGATTGTGACTCGAGCACGTTGGAAAAGCTCACTCAGATGCTGGAAGACGCGCAAACAAAAGGCAAAATCAGATATGGCATGCACGCCCAGCAAGAGGCGATGATGACCTGCTTTGTTCCCTCGGCCATGCGCGACGACCATGTGCACTTTGTTGACGGGGCCTCGGGGGGATACGCGCAGGCTGCAGCGTCAATGAGGGCCTAA
- a CDS encoding aspartate-semialdehyde dehydrogenase encodes MGYRVVVVGATGNVGREMLNILAERQFPVDELAALASRRSLGTEVTFGDKTLTTKDLDTFDFTGWDMALFAVGSEATKVYAPKAAAAGCVVIDNSSLYRYDPDIPLIVPECNPEAIHDYKNKNIIANPNCSTAQMVVALKPLHDRAKIKRVVVSTYQSVSGAGKEGMDELWDQTKAIYNPTTEVEPKKFQKQIAFNVIPQIDVFMEDGSTKEEWKMVVETKKIVDPSIKVTATCVRVPVFVGHSEAVNIEFEEFLDEDEARDILREAPGIMVIDKREAGGYVSPIECAGDFATFISRIRQDSTIENGLNLWCVSDNLRKGAALNAVQIAELLGREVLKKG; translated from the coding sequence ATGGGCTATCGCGTCGTAGTCGTCGGCGCCACGGGTAACGTGGGCCGCGAAATGCTGAACATCCTGGCGGAACGCCAGTTCCCTGTCGATGAACTTGCTGCTCTGGCAAGCCGTCGTTCGCTGGGTACTGAGGTGACATTTGGCGACAAGACGCTCACTACCAAAGATCTGGACACATTCGATTTCACTGGTTGGGACATGGCGCTATTTGCTGTGGGTTCCGAGGCCACAAAGGTTTACGCCCCTAAGGCGGCAGCGGCTGGCTGCGTGGTGATCGATAACAGCTCGCTCTATCGCTATGACCCGGACATTCCGCTGATCGTGCCGGAATGTAACCCCGAGGCGATCCACGACTATAAAAACAAAAACATCATCGCCAACCCCAACTGCTCGACCGCGCAGATGGTCGTCGCGCTGAAGCCTCTGCATGACCGTGCCAAGATCAAGCGCGTGGTTGTGTCGACCTATCAGTCGGTGTCGGGCGCCGGTAAGGAAGGCATGGATGAGCTTTGGGATCAGACCAAGGCCATCTATAATCCCACGACCGAGGTTGAACCGAAGAAATTCCAGAAGCAGATTGCCTTCAACGTCATTCCGCAGATCGACGTCTTCATGGAAGACGGCTCGACCAAGGAAGAGTGGAAGATGGTTGTCGAGACCAAAAAGATCGTCGATCCGTCGATCAAGGTCACCGCAACCTGCGTTCGCGTTCCGGTATTCGTCGGCCACTCCGAGGCCGTGAACATCGAGTTCGAAGAGTTCCTCGACGAAGACGAAGCCCGCGACATCCTGCGCGAAGCACCGGGCATCATGGTGATCGACAAGCGCGAAGCCGGTGGCTACGTCTCGCCCATCGAATGCGCGGGCGACTTCGCCACCTTCATCAGCCGTATCCGTCAGGACTCGACCATCGAGAACGGCCTGAACCTGTGGTGCGTATCCGACAACCTGCGCAAAGGCGCGGCGTTGAACGCTGTTCAAATTGCAGAATTGCTGGGCCGTGAAGTTCTGAAGAAGGGGTAA
- a CDS encoding C40 family peptidase: protein MTQARIIQPVIDLLRHPDGPRDRQLLFGDTVTVLDDQNGWSKISASKDGYTGWVATDHLGPIEPQTHWIVAASTHAYEKPDIKSRDLTSLSFGSKIRALSEEGGFLETPIGFIPGVHAVPAYSLLTDPVTAAELFLGTPYLWGGNSRFGLDCSGLVQLALLACGVPCPGDSGDQEREVGGSVPEGDPARRGDLLFWKGHVAWVAAENLLLHANAYHMAVALEPMDQAIARIAAQGDGPVTAHKRL, encoded by the coding sequence ATGACTCAGGCGCGCATCATTCAACCGGTCATAGACCTGCTGCGCCACCCTGACGGTCCGCGCGACCGACAATTGTTGTTTGGCGACACGGTCACTGTTTTGGACGACCAAAACGGCTGGAGCAAGATCTCAGCCAGCAAGGACGGCTATACCGGATGGGTGGCGACGGACCATCTGGGACCAATTGAGCCACAGACTCACTGGATCGTCGCCGCTTCGACCCATGCCTATGAGAAGCCCGATATAAAAAGCCGCGATCTGACCTCGCTGAGCTTTGGCAGTAAAATCAGGGCTCTGTCTGAGGAGGGCGGGTTTCTGGAAACGCCAATCGGGTTCATTCCGGGGGTGCATGCCGTGCCCGCCTATTCCCTGCTGACCGATCCCGTTACCGCGGCCGAACTTTTTCTCGGCACCCCTTATCTTTGGGGTGGTAACAGTCGATTCGGGCTGGATTGCTCGGGCCTCGTACAGCTCGCACTGCTCGCCTGCGGCGTTCCTTGTCCCGGAGACAGCGGCGATCAGGAACGCGAAGTTGGTGGATCGGTGCCCGAGGGCGATCCCGCACGGCGCGGAGACTTGCTGTTCTGGAAAGGCCATGTTGCCTGGGTTGCCGCCGAAAACCTTCTACTTCACGCCAACGCCTATCACATGGCCGTTGCGCTCGAACCGATGGATCAGGCGATTGCCCGGATCGCCGCCCAGGGCGACGGGCCGGTTACAGCGCATAAAAGGCTCTAA
- a CDS encoding phosphoribosyl-AMP cyclohydrolase — translation MPITTDELAAARTAWGDGLIAISKAFEDGGIDAARSVAEGVLDAAYGYNLGPVLFKPTMASGDQTFRPTRHGALAYFVGHDAEFPLDGGFGIKGWREMASETSASFVEGDVAMWMGKVILTDSQGNITQVDKSFGYKKDADGVLRIVLHHSSLPYQPPA, via the coding sequence ATGCCGATTACCACTGACGAGCTGGCCGCTGCCCGTACCGCCTGGGGCGATGGGTTGATTGCGATCTCCAAAGCTTTTGAAGACGGTGGGATCGATGCGGCCCGTTCCGTTGCCGAGGGTGTTCTAGATGCGGCATACGGCTATAATCTGGGTCCGGTCCTGTTCAAACCAACTATGGCATCCGGAGATCAAACCTTTCGCCCGACTCGCCACGGTGCACTGGCCTATTTTGTCGGTCACGATGCCGAATTTCCGCTTGATGGCGGTTTCGGAATCAAGGGTTGGCGCGAAATGGCAAGTGAGACATCGGCCAGCTTCGTCGAAGGCGATGTCGCCATGTGGATGGGCAAGGTCATTCTGACGGATAGCCAAGGTAACATCACGCAAGTCGACAAAAGCTTCGGCTACAAAAAAGACGCTGACGGAGTGCTTCGCATCGTGCTGCACCATTCGTCGCTGCCTTACCAGCCACCGGCCTGA
- a CDS encoding iron ABC transporter permease, with the protein MAEVEYSEHGTHNRGALGTRFVGGIAYVVAAACLLPMVAVVLAAVTGGTDTISHLLETVLPGYALTTVILVVLVAAGTFSIGVGAAWLVTMTRFPGVRWLEIALVLPLAFPAYVLAYAYTFILDHPGIVQTTLRDVTGWGPRDYWFPEIRSTEGAAVMLILVLYPYVYLLARAAFLQQSATAFLAARALGNGPWHAFWRVSLPMARPAIAGGVLLAVMETIADFGTVAYFGVQTFATGIYTSWFSMADRAAAAQLALCLLGFALVMAVAERTQRGKAKYYQAGKRHAGLPAAQLKGWQSLAAFLLCAIPVLFGFLLPVVILVQMGLESEQYLLSRRYIGFIQNSLTLAGTAAVITVSAAISIGFFQRLRPGRGAAMAAYVARLGYAVPGGVIAVGLIVPFAGFDNALDAWMRQTFGISTGLLVTGSIWLLIAAYMVRFLAAALSAYEGGQSTVHANMDAAARSLGQTPLGTLRRVHLPILTPSLLTALLIVFVDVMKELPATLIMRPFNFDTLAVQAYRLASDERLEGAAVPSLVILAVGLLPVILICRQVGRR; encoded by the coding sequence ATGGCCGAAGTCGAATATTCAGAACACGGAACGCATAATCGCGGCGCACTAGGCACACGCTTTGTGGGCGGCATTGCCTATGTCGTGGCAGCCGCCTGTCTGTTGCCAATGGTGGCGGTTGTTCTGGCGGCGGTGACCGGTGGCACCGACACAATTTCCCATTTGTTAGAGACTGTTTTGCCTGGCTATGCGCTGACCACGGTGATCCTGGTGGTGCTGGTCGCAGCAGGGACGTTTTCGATTGGCGTCGGCGCTGCGTGGCTGGTCACGATGACCCGCTTTCCCGGAGTGCGGTGGCTGGAAATCGCTCTGGTCCTGCCGCTGGCCTTTCCGGCTTATGTGCTGGCCTATGCCTATACCTTCATTCTGGATCACCCCGGAATCGTTCAGACCACGCTGCGGGATGTGACCGGCTGGGGCCCGCGCGACTATTGGTTCCCCGAGATTCGCTCGACCGAGGGCGCGGCGGTGATGTTGATCCTGGTGTTGTATCCCTATGTCTATTTGCTGGCGCGCGCGGCATTTCTGCAGCAAAGCGCCACGGCCTTTCTGGCGGCCCGGGCGCTGGGCAATGGCCCCTGGCATGCCTTTTGGCGCGTATCCCTGCCGATGGCACGCCCGGCGATTGCGGGGGGCGTCTTGCTGGCGGTTATGGAAACCATCGCCGATTTCGGCACAGTCGCCTATTTCGGAGTGCAGACATTTGCCACTGGCATCTACACAAGCTGGTTTTCCATGGCTGATCGCGCTGCTGCGGCGCAACTCGCCCTTTGTCTGTTGGGTTTTGCGCTTGTCATGGCCGTGGCCGAGCGGACACAGCGCGGCAAAGCCAAATACTATCAGGCAGGCAAGCGCCACGCAGGTCTGCCAGCGGCGCAACTCAAGGGATGGCAATCACTTGCGGCATTTCTGCTATGCGCAATTCCCGTCCTGTTCGGATTCCTTCTGCCTGTGGTTATCCTGGTGCAGATGGGTTTGGAATCCGAGCAGTACCTGCTGTCGCGCCGATATATCGGGTTCATACAGAACTCGCTGACACTGGCGGGGACTGCGGCGGTTATCACCGTCAGCGCGGCGATTTCGATAGGATTCTTCCAACGCCTGCGCCCCGGACGCGGGGCCGCAATGGCGGCTTATGTGGCGCGGTTGGGCTATGCGGTGCCGGGTGGCGTGATTGCCGTGGGGCTGATCGTCCCCTTTGCGGGATTCGACAACGCACTGGATGCGTGGATGCGCCAAACCTTTGGTATCTCGACCGGACTGTTGGTCACGGGATCTATCTGGTTGTTGATCGCGGCCTATATGGTGCGCTTTTTGGCCGCCGCGCTCAGCGCGTATGAGGGTGGGCAGAGTACCGTTCACGCCAATATGGATGCCGCGGCGCGGTCACTGGGTCAAACCCCGTTAGGAACGCTGCGCCGGGTGCATCTGCCGATCCTTACGCCTTCGCTGCTAACGGCACTGTTGATTGTCTTTGTGGATGTGATGAAAGAGCTGCCCGCGACCCTGATCATGCGGCCTTTTAACTTCGACACTCTAGCAGTGCAGGCCTATCGTCTGGCCTCGGATGAGAGGCTTGAAGGTGCAGCGGTTCCGTCGCTGGTTATTCTGGCTGTCGGGTTGCTGCCGGTGATCCTAATTTGCCGTCAGGTTGGGCGCAGATAG
- a CDS encoding M17 family metallopeptidase — protein MTLSFAPASDPSLPLHVLEQSDFESWLTDQPDHIRAWVAADGFSGALGQTLLVPGTDGNPQFVMAGYGSAAKRVRKRFPLAAAAESLPKGTYHIASGVPADVLEAECLGWLMTGYAFDRYAAQSPANATLIAPEGVDARRIEIMANAEALTRDLVNTPASDMGPVQLQHAVEALAREHGADISVITGDALLEQNFPMIHAVGRAAEQAPRLIEMNWGDQGPKLTLVGKGVCFDTGGLNLKPGASMGLMKKDMGGAANVLGLARMIMALDLKVQLRVLIPAVENAVAGNAFRPGDILTARNGLTVEINNTDAEGRLVLADALALAHEGAPNLLISMATLTGAARVALGADLAPFYTDDDKAADVLARAGRAAADPVWRMPFHDPYEAMIEPGIANLDNAPSGGFAGSITAALFLRRFAAESRYMHFDIYSWQRSKEPGRSKGGLGQGPRALLGALPEILGL, from the coding sequence ATGACCCTGTCCTTCGCCCCTGCCTCCGACCCATCGTTGCCACTACATGTGTTAGAGCAATCAGATTTTGAAAGCTGGCTGACCGATCAGCCGGATCATATCCGAGCTTGGGTTGCGGCCGATGGGTTTTCCGGAGCTCTGGGTCAAACACTTCTGGTGCCCGGCACAGATGGTAATCCGCAGTTTGTCATGGCGGGATATGGCAGCGCGGCAAAACGGGTACGCAAGCGATTTCCGCTAGCCGCTGCCGCAGAATCGCTGCCCAAGGGCACATATCATATCGCCTCGGGCGTTCCCGCAGATGTGCTTGAGGCTGAATGCCTGGGCTGGCTGATGACGGGATATGCCTTTGATCGCTATGCAGCGCAAAGCCCGGCTAACGCCACGCTGATCGCGCCCGAGGGCGTAGATGCCCGGCGGATCGAAATCATGGCCAATGCCGAGGCATTGACACGGGATCTGGTCAACACACCCGCTTCGGACATGGGCCCGGTGCAATTACAACACGCGGTTGAGGCACTGGCACGGGAACACGGCGCAGACATCTCGGTCATCACAGGCGATGCGTTGCTGGAACAGAATTTTCCGATGATCCACGCGGTGGGGCGTGCTGCCGAACAGGCCCCGCGTCTGATCGAGATGAACTGGGGCGATCAAGGGCCAAAACTAACATTAGTTGGGAAAGGGGTCTGTTTCGATACCGGCGGCCTGAATCTGAAACCCGGTGCTTCGATGGGGTTGATGAAAAAAGATATGGGCGGAGCGGCCAATGTGCTGGGTCTGGCCCGTATGATCATGGCGCTGGATCTGAAAGTGCAATTACGGGTCCTGATCCCGGCGGTCGAAAACGCAGTAGCGGGCAATGCTTTCCGCCCCGGCGACATCCTGACGGCGCGTAATGGGCTAACGGTTGAGATCAACAACACTGATGCCGAGGGTCGGTTGGTGCTGGCCGATGCCCTTGCTCTGGCGCATGAAGGGGCGCCAAACCTGCTCATCTCGATGGCCACTTTGACTGGCGCGGCCCGGGTTGCATTGGGCGCTGATCTGGCCCCGTTTTATACCGATGACGACAAAGCCGCCGACGTGCTGGCGCGTGCTGGCCGGGCTGCCGCTGATCCGGTCTGGCGTATGCCTTTTCATGACCCCTATGAAGCGATGATCGAACCCGGCATCGCTAACCTCGACAATGCGCCTTCTGGTGGATTTGCAGGCTCTATCACCGCGGCACTGTTCCTGCGCCGGTTCGCTGCCGAAAGTCGCTATATGCATTTTGACATCTATTCGTGGCAACGCAGTAAGGAACCCGGTCGCAGCAAGGGTGGTTTGGGCCAAGGCCCGCGTGCCCTCCTGGGGGCTTTGCCAGAGATCCTTGGCCTATGA